The Microcystis aeruginosa NIES-843 sequence TGATAGTTTGACAAATCCTTGCCTAAGACCTACTTTGCTTAGGGCTTGAATCGTGTAAACTAAGAGATTTCGTCCTTTTTTTGGCTCCTTATAGCCAGGGATTTTTGGTTTTCCCAGAAATTTATCGGGGTGACTTTTAAACTCCGATGAAGCGGCAAAAAATGATGGCCAGTTTTTGTCTAATCCTCTTAAAACTTGTTGGGAAACTTTAGCAGGTAAAGCTTGATACTGTTCTGTCTTTTTCATGAGAGAAGCCATCTGATTATAGGTCAAATAGCCATGACCATAAATGAAGTTTTGTCGGATTAAATAATTGGCTGAGTTGTAGAGATTTTTAGACTGCCAAGATAAATTATCTATCTCAGCACAAAATCGATGTCCTTTCTTGATAATGTGTCTTTCGGCTACTAACATTATTGTCCGTTGTCTTTTAACTCAGCGTCGGGTTTTGAAGGGTTGTCATCCGTTGTCATAATTGTACCAGAAGGCAATTGATAGCCTGTTAAATTCCCTTGTTTCCACCACCTCCAAGCCGTTCGATAACTTATTCCTGTTTTTTTTGCCTAGTCCGATAGTTTTGTCTGTACATATTGCCATGAATGACTATATATGACCATATTTGTATTGAAACTTTACAATACACTCTAGACCGATGAAAACCTTATGATACTAAATCCGTTTATTAAAAACTGATTATTTATTCCCCCTATTGCAAGAGTGCCTATTGCCTGTCCTTATAAGTGGCCTATGCTCAACGGATTCAGTATTATACCCGACATTCCGCACATCTTCATATACCTTTATATATTTTTACATTCCCCAAGATGTTTTGACGAAAAAGCTTCATTGTAGAAACTACTATTGAGAACATTTTCAATAATTGATTTTTTCTGAGAAAACAAATTACAATTCTTCACCTTGATGAAAATCGATCCTTGTAGCTACAATCTTTACTGGCAAAGGGTTGTAAGCAATGTATTAGTAAAAATTATCAATTGAATGTTAAGAAGTGCGGAAAGTGGGTACTTTATTTTTTTGCAAGTTCCTTACTGCGACCGACGATCGCCCGGAGATAGCTAATTGCTAAGGCCAAAAATGCAAGGGTAATACTTTCTTTGACGATAAAAATCCCTAAACCGATCAGCACACAGGGAACAAAGGTACTTCCCTGACTGGTTAGGATGGTGGCGATGGTCGGCACACTGGTCAACCCGTAGGCGAACGCACACCAAACCCCCACCAGAATCAAAAACACGCTGACGATAACGATCAGACTTGTTACGCTACTACTGGCGAAAAGGGGAACGTAAATGCCGATATTATCGCTGCCGTTGGCGACGGTCAACGCAGCCACGCTATAGGTGCGCGGGTCAAACCAACCACCGAAGGGGGAATGTTTCGCACCCTCCAGGTCCACTTCGACATTCTCCGGCTCTTGCTGCTTATCATCTTCTTTGAGAAGGGAAAAGATGCCGAGAATCACAGGAACGAGGCCTAGATAGCGAATCCATGGGGTAGGGATGAGAAAGCAACCGAAAAATCCCGCTAAACTGGCAATAACAAGCAGACTAAAGCCGATATACTGACCGATGACGATATCGCGACGACGGAAGAGTCTCCCCGTTTGGCTGAAGAGAATCGTCAGGATCAATATATCGTCGAGGTTGGTGGCGACGAATGCTGCTACACCCGTAGATATGGCAATCACAATCTCGATCATCGTTTTTTTCCTTAAGATAGCTGTCGGGTTCGTCCGTTCGTTACCTTCACCATGGCAGGGGAAACCGATCAATTAATCGGCAACGGGGGAATTTTACTACCTATCCCGATGGAGAAACTGTATCTCGTGCGACCGATCGCTCTATCCCGGTGCGGGATGGAAAAAGAAAGCAAGGGTGATCACTGCGTAGGTGGCGACGAGTAATATACCCTCTAGCCAGTTCGAGCGACCGTCGTTACTGATCGAGTTAGTCAGCCACACCGCGACGGCGACGGCGACCAATTCAAACGGATCAAAATCGAGAGCCATCGGCTGACCGAGGAAATAACCCGCGATTACGAGAACCGGCGCGACAAAAAGTGCGATTTGCAGACTCGAACCCACCGTCACGGAAACCGCCAGATCCATTTTGTCTTTTAAGGCGACCCTAACCGCGGTGGCGTGTTCGGCCGCGTTGCCGATAATTGGCAGCAGGATCACCCCCGTGAAAAGGGTCGTTAATCCTAATTTATGCGTGGCTTCCTCTAGGGTATTAACTAACAATTCCGATTCGACCGCCACCCCGATGGTCACCAGCAGTAATATCCCCACCCAGAGCCAGAGATTCGGCTTTTTTACGCTTACCGCTTCCCCCGACTC is a genomic window containing:
- a CDS encoding transposase yields the protein MLVAERHIIKKGHRFCAEIDNLSWQSKNLYNSANYLIRQNFIYGHGYLTYNQMASLMKKTEQYQALPAKVSQQVLRGLDKNWPSFFAASSEFKSHPDKFLGKPKIPGYKEPKKGRNLLVYTIQALSKVGLRQGFVKLSGTSIALPTRVAERIAEVRIVPKCDCYVIEVIYEKTEQFLAPNEKIAAIDLGIDNLMAVTSNQPDFIPFLCHIDKFYLLLFEAYWLYLKRLLYL
- a CDS encoding cadmium resistance transporter → MIEIVIAISTGVAAFVATNLDDILILTILFSQTGRLFRRRDIVIGQYIGFSLLVIASLAGFFGCFLIPTPWIRYLGLVPVILGIFSLLKEDDKQQEPENVEVDLEGAKHSPFGGWFDPRTYSVAALTVANGSDNIGIYVPLFASSSVTSLIVIVSVFLILVGVWCAFAYGLTSVPTIATILTSQGSTFVPCVLIGLGIFIVKESITLAFLALAISYLRAIVGRSKELAKK